The Desulfatirhabdium butyrativorans DSM 18734 genome segment ATGCTTTCCGCAATGGGGCTGACGGCGCTTTACATCGGGCATATTCACACCGAGGTGGTGGGCCGGCCCTTATACATCGTTCGGGAAACTACCAGAAAGTGAAACGGCCCCATAGAAACATGCAGAGAAATGATGCGGAGCCATGGAATATTCTGAATGATATGAGTAAGATAAGTGGTGTCGCCCGGGCGACACCCCCCCTGAGGATTCAATTGTTCACCGTTATTATTCCATTCCAGAAAGAAAGTACCTATCTGCGGCAGACGCTGGATCATCTGGTGCAGCAGACGCTACGCTCTTTTGAAGTCATCCTGATTCCGGACGGTTCAATGGCTGATGACTTTCGGCTGGAATGCGCTTTTCCGGTGCGGGTGGCGTCTTCCGGGCCGGTCAGCCCGGCCATCAAGCGGGACATGGGGGCGCAGATGGCTTCAGGGCCTTTTCTGGCGTTCATTGATGATGATGCGTATCCGGCGCCGGACTGGCTGGCGAAAATCC includes the following:
- a CDS encoding glycosyltransferase family 2 protein, encoding MSKISGVARATPPLRIQLFTVIIPFQKESTYLRQTLDHLVQQTLRSFEVILIPDGSMADDFRLECAFPVRVASSGPVSPAIKRDMGAQMASGPFLAFIDDDAYPAPDWLAKILPCFDDDTVAAVGGPQVTPPDDGFWQQVSGAVFLSPLNGGAVERYWPGKGRRFVDDWQSVNLTVRQTDFDAVGEFGCGHRAGIDVPRIPVAV